From the genome of Mustela lutreola isolate mMusLut2 chromosome 16, mMusLut2.pri, whole genome shotgun sequence, one region includes:
- the SAMD4B gene encoding protein Smaug homolog 2 isoform X1 gives MMFRDQVGILAGWFKGWNECEQTVALLSLLKRVTRTQARFLQLCLEHSLADCNDIHLLESEANSAAIVSQWQQESKEKVVSLLLSHLPLLQPGNTEAKSEYMRLLQKVLAYSIESNAFIEESRQLLSYALIHPATTLEDRNALALWLSHLEERLASGFRTRPEPTYHSRQGSDEWGSPAELGPGEAGPGWQDKPPRENGHVPFHPSSSVPPAINSIGSNANAGLPCQIHPSPLKRSMSLIPTSPQAPGEWPSPEELGARAAFTTPDHAPLSPQSSVASSGSEQTEEQGSSRNTFQEDGSGMKDVPSWLKSLRLHKYAALFSQMSYEEMMTLTEQHLESQNVTKGARHKIALSIQKLRERQSVLKSLEKDVLEGGNLRNALQELQQIIITPIKAYSVLQATVAAAAAATPTAKDGSRGEPPLPGAEPSLVHPGTDKGTEAKDPPAAESYPPPPAPAPTDGSEPAPAPVADGDIPSQFTRVMGKVCTQLLVSRPDEENITSYLQLIEKCLTHEAFTETQKKRLLSWKQQVLKLLRTFPRKATLEMQSYRQQKGWAFGSNSLPIAGSVGMGVARRTQRQFPMPPRALPPGRMGLLSPSGIGGISPRHALTSPSLGGQGRQNLWFANPGGSNSMPSQSRSSVQRTHSLPVHSSPQAILMFPPDCPVPGPDLEINPTLESLCLSMTEHALGDGTDKTSTI, from the exons ATGATGTTCCGAGACCAGGTGGGCATCCTCGCTGGTTGGTTCAAGGGCTGGAATGAGTGTGAGCAGACGGTGGCCCTGCTGTCACTTCTGAAGCGGGTCACTCGCACCCAGGCCCGCTTcctgcagctctgcctggagCACTCGCTAGCGGACTGCAATGACATCCACCTGCTGGAGTCGGAGGCCAACAGTGCTG CCATCGTCAGCCAGTGGCAGCAGGAGTCCAAAGAGAAGGTGGTATCCCTCCTgctgtcccacctgcccctaCTTCAGCCAGGCAACACGGAGGCCAAGTCGGAGTACATGAGGCTGCTGCAGAAAGTGCTGGCCTACTCGATCGAGAGCAATGCCTTCATCGAGGAGAGCCGCCAGCTGCTCTCTTATGCCCTCATCCACCCGGCCACCACACTGGAGGACCGCAATGCACTGGCCCTCTGGCTGAGCCACCTGGAAGAACGGCTGGCTAGTGGCTTCCGCACCCGGCCTGAGCCTACCTACCACTCACGCCAAGGCTCGGATGAGTGGGGGAGCCCTGCagagctgggccctggggaggcaGGGCCAGGCTGGCAGGACAAGCCACCCCGGGAAAATGGACACGTGCCCTTCCACCCATCCAGCTCAGTGCCGCCAGCCATCAACAGTATTGGGAGCAACGCAAATGCAG GTCTCCCCTGCCAAATTCACCCCAGCCCGCTGAAGCGCTCCATGTCGCTCATCCCCACGAGCCCCCAGGCCCCTGGTGAGTGGCCGAGTCCGGAGGAGCTTGGGGCCCGGGCTGCTTTCACCACGCCCGACCACGCACCCCTCTCACCCCAGAGCAGCGTGGCCTCCTCTGGCAGTGAGCAGACGGAGGAGCAGGGCTCCAGCCGGAACACTTTCCAGGAGGACGGCAGTGGCATGAAAG ATGTGCCCTCATGGCTGAAAAGCCTCCGCTTGCACAAGTATGCGGCCCTCTTCTCACAGATGAGCTACGAGGAGATGATGACACTGACTGAGCAGCATCTGGAATCTCAG AATGTGACCAAAGGTGCCCGCCATAAGATAGCGCTGAGCATCCAGAAGCTGCGCGAGAGGCAGAGTGTCCTCAAGTCCCTGGAGAAG GATGTGCTGGAAGGCGGGAATCTGCGCAACGCTCTGCAGGAGCTACAGCAGATAATCATCACCCCCATCAAGGCCTACAGCGTCCTCCAGGCCACTGTGGCTGCTGCCGCTGCCGCCACCCCTACTGCCAAGGATGGGAGCCGGGGAGAGCCTCCACTGCCAGGTGCTGAGCCTTCTCTGGTTCACCCCGGCACAGACAAGGGCACTGAGGCCAAGGACCCTCCAGCTGCAGAGAGCTACCCCCCTCCACCAGCTCCGGCTCCCACTGATGGCAGTGAGCCAGCCCCGGCTCCCGTTGCCGACGGAGACATCCCCAGCCAGTTTACACGGGTGATGGGCAAAG TGTGCACCCAGCTGCTGGTGTCCCGACCGGACGAGGAGAACATCACCAGTTACCTCCAGCTTATTGAAAAGTGCCTGACTCATGAG GCGTTCACGGAGACGCAGAAGAAACGGCTGCTGTCCTGGAAACAGCAAGTTCTGAAGCTCCTCCGGACCTTCCCGCGCAAAGCTACTCTAGAGATGCAGAGCTACCGGCAGCAGAAAGG CTGGGCATTCGGCTCCAACTCGCTTCCCATAGCTGGCtctgtggggatgggggtggccCGGCGGACCCAGCGGCAGTTCCCCATGCCTCCCCGGGCCCTCCCACCCGGTAGGATGGGCCTTCTGAGCCCTTCAGGCATCGGGGGCATCTCCCCACGACATGCTCTCACTAGCCCCAGCCTTGGGGGCCAGGGCCGACAG AACCTGTGGTTTGCCAACCCTGGAGGCAGCAACAGCATGCCCAGCCAGAGCCGTAGCTCTGTGCAGCGCACCCACTCCCTCCCGGTCCATTCCTCACCCCAGGCCATTCTCATGTTCCCTCCAG ACTGCCCGGTCCCTGGGCCTGACCTGGAGATCAATCCCACTCTGGAGTCTCTGTGTCTGAGCATGACAGAACACGCCTTGGGGG ATGGGACAGACAAAACCTCCACCATCTGA
- the SAMD4B gene encoding protein Smaug homolog 2 isoform X2 has product MMFRDQVGILAGWFKGWNECEQTVALLSLLKRVTRTQARFLQLCLEHSLADCNDIHLLESEANSAAIVSQWQQESKEKVVSLLLSHLPLLQPGNTEAKSEYMRLLQKVLAYSIESNAFIEESRQLLSYALIHPATTLEDRNALALWLSHLEERLASGFRTRPEPTYHSRQGSDEWGSPAELGPGEAGPGWQDKPPRENGHVPFHPSSSVPPAINSIGSNANADVPSWLKSLRLHKYAALFSQMSYEEMMTLTEQHLESQNVTKGARHKIALSIQKLRERQSVLKSLEKDVLEGGNLRNALQELQQIIITPIKAYSVLQATVAAAAAATPTAKDGSRGEPPLPGAEPSLVHPGTDKGTEAKDPPAAESYPPPPAPAPTDGSEPAPAPVADGDIPSQFTRVMGKVCTQLLVSRPDEENITSYLQLIEKCLTHEAFTETQKKRLLSWKQQVLKLLRTFPRKATLEMQSYRQQKGWAFGSNSLPIAGSVGMGVARRTQRQFPMPPRALPPGRMGLLSPSGIGGISPRHALTSPSLGGQGRQNLWFANPGGSNSMPSQSRSSVQRTHSLPVHSSPQAILMFPPDCPVPGPDLEINPTLESLCLSMTEHALGDGTDKTSTI; this is encoded by the exons ATGATGTTCCGAGACCAGGTGGGCATCCTCGCTGGTTGGTTCAAGGGCTGGAATGAGTGTGAGCAGACGGTGGCCCTGCTGTCACTTCTGAAGCGGGTCACTCGCACCCAGGCCCGCTTcctgcagctctgcctggagCACTCGCTAGCGGACTGCAATGACATCCACCTGCTGGAGTCGGAGGCCAACAGTGCTG CCATCGTCAGCCAGTGGCAGCAGGAGTCCAAAGAGAAGGTGGTATCCCTCCTgctgtcccacctgcccctaCTTCAGCCAGGCAACACGGAGGCCAAGTCGGAGTACATGAGGCTGCTGCAGAAAGTGCTGGCCTACTCGATCGAGAGCAATGCCTTCATCGAGGAGAGCCGCCAGCTGCTCTCTTATGCCCTCATCCACCCGGCCACCACACTGGAGGACCGCAATGCACTGGCCCTCTGGCTGAGCCACCTGGAAGAACGGCTGGCTAGTGGCTTCCGCACCCGGCCTGAGCCTACCTACCACTCACGCCAAGGCTCGGATGAGTGGGGGAGCCCTGCagagctgggccctggggaggcaGGGCCAGGCTGGCAGGACAAGCCACCCCGGGAAAATGGACACGTGCCCTTCCACCCATCCAGCTCAGTGCCGCCAGCCATCAACAGTATTGGGAGCAACGCAAATGCAG ATGTGCCCTCATGGCTGAAAAGCCTCCGCTTGCACAAGTATGCGGCCCTCTTCTCACAGATGAGCTACGAGGAGATGATGACACTGACTGAGCAGCATCTGGAATCTCAG AATGTGACCAAAGGTGCCCGCCATAAGATAGCGCTGAGCATCCAGAAGCTGCGCGAGAGGCAGAGTGTCCTCAAGTCCCTGGAGAAG GATGTGCTGGAAGGCGGGAATCTGCGCAACGCTCTGCAGGAGCTACAGCAGATAATCATCACCCCCATCAAGGCCTACAGCGTCCTCCAGGCCACTGTGGCTGCTGCCGCTGCCGCCACCCCTACTGCCAAGGATGGGAGCCGGGGAGAGCCTCCACTGCCAGGTGCTGAGCCTTCTCTGGTTCACCCCGGCACAGACAAGGGCACTGAGGCCAAGGACCCTCCAGCTGCAGAGAGCTACCCCCCTCCACCAGCTCCGGCTCCCACTGATGGCAGTGAGCCAGCCCCGGCTCCCGTTGCCGACGGAGACATCCCCAGCCAGTTTACACGGGTGATGGGCAAAG TGTGCACCCAGCTGCTGGTGTCCCGACCGGACGAGGAGAACATCACCAGTTACCTCCAGCTTATTGAAAAGTGCCTGACTCATGAG GCGTTCACGGAGACGCAGAAGAAACGGCTGCTGTCCTGGAAACAGCAAGTTCTGAAGCTCCTCCGGACCTTCCCGCGCAAAGCTACTCTAGAGATGCAGAGCTACCGGCAGCAGAAAGG CTGGGCATTCGGCTCCAACTCGCTTCCCATAGCTGGCtctgtggggatgggggtggccCGGCGGACCCAGCGGCAGTTCCCCATGCCTCCCCGGGCCCTCCCACCCGGTAGGATGGGCCTTCTGAGCCCTTCAGGCATCGGGGGCATCTCCCCACGACATGCTCTCACTAGCCCCAGCCTTGGGGGCCAGGGCCGACAG AACCTGTGGTTTGCCAACCCTGGAGGCAGCAACAGCATGCCCAGCCAGAGCCGTAGCTCTGTGCAGCGCACCCACTCCCTCCCGGTCCATTCCTCACCCCAGGCCATTCTCATGTTCCCTCCAG ACTGCCCGGTCCCTGGGCCTGACCTGGAGATCAATCCCACTCTGGAGTCTCTGTGTCTGAGCATGACAGAACACGCCTTGGGGG ATGGGACAGACAAAACCTCCACCATCTGA
- the SAMD4B gene encoding protein Smaug homolog 2 isoform X3, whose translation MRLLQKVLAYSIESNAFIEESRQLLSYALIHPATTLEDRNALALWLSHLEERLASGFRTRPEPTYHSRQGSDEWGSPAELGPGEAGPGWQDKPPRENGHVPFHPSSSVPPAINSIGSNANAGLPCQIHPSPLKRSMSLIPTSPQAPGEWPSPEELGARAAFTTPDHAPLSPQSSVASSGSEQTEEQGSSRNTFQEDGSGMKDVPSWLKSLRLHKYAALFSQMSYEEMMTLTEQHLESQNVTKGARHKIALSIQKLRERQSVLKSLEKDVLEGGNLRNALQELQQIIITPIKAYSVLQATVAAAAAATPTAKDGSRGEPPLPGAEPSLVHPGTDKGTEAKDPPAAESYPPPPAPAPTDGSEPAPAPVADGDIPSQFTRVMGKVCTQLLVSRPDEENITSYLQLIEKCLTHEAFTETQKKRLLSWKQQVLKLLRTFPRKATLEMQSYRQQKGWAFGSNSLPIAGSVGMGVARRTQRQFPMPPRALPPGRMGLLSPSGIGGISPRHALTSPSLGGQGRQNLWFANPGGSNSMPSQSRSSVQRTHSLPVHSSPQAILMFPPDCPVPGPDLEINPTLESLCLSMTEHALGDGTDKTSTI comes from the exons ATGAGGCTGCTGCAGAAAGTGCTGGCCTACTCGATCGAGAGCAATGCCTTCATCGAGGAGAGCCGCCAGCTGCTCTCTTATGCCCTCATCCACCCGGCCACCACACTGGAGGACCGCAATGCACTGGCCCTCTGGCTGAGCCACCTGGAAGAACGGCTGGCTAGTGGCTTCCGCACCCGGCCTGAGCCTACCTACCACTCACGCCAAGGCTCGGATGAGTGGGGGAGCCCTGCagagctgggccctggggaggcaGGGCCAGGCTGGCAGGACAAGCCACCCCGGGAAAATGGACACGTGCCCTTCCACCCATCCAGCTCAGTGCCGCCAGCCATCAACAGTATTGGGAGCAACGCAAATGCAG GTCTCCCCTGCCAAATTCACCCCAGCCCGCTGAAGCGCTCCATGTCGCTCATCCCCACGAGCCCCCAGGCCCCTGGTGAGTGGCCGAGTCCGGAGGAGCTTGGGGCCCGGGCTGCTTTCACCACGCCCGACCACGCACCCCTCTCACCCCAGAGCAGCGTGGCCTCCTCTGGCAGTGAGCAGACGGAGGAGCAGGGCTCCAGCCGGAACACTTTCCAGGAGGACGGCAGTGGCATGAAAG ATGTGCCCTCATGGCTGAAAAGCCTCCGCTTGCACAAGTATGCGGCCCTCTTCTCACAGATGAGCTACGAGGAGATGATGACACTGACTGAGCAGCATCTGGAATCTCAG AATGTGACCAAAGGTGCCCGCCATAAGATAGCGCTGAGCATCCAGAAGCTGCGCGAGAGGCAGAGTGTCCTCAAGTCCCTGGAGAAG GATGTGCTGGAAGGCGGGAATCTGCGCAACGCTCTGCAGGAGCTACAGCAGATAATCATCACCCCCATCAAGGCCTACAGCGTCCTCCAGGCCACTGTGGCTGCTGCCGCTGCCGCCACCCCTACTGCCAAGGATGGGAGCCGGGGAGAGCCTCCACTGCCAGGTGCTGAGCCTTCTCTGGTTCACCCCGGCACAGACAAGGGCACTGAGGCCAAGGACCCTCCAGCTGCAGAGAGCTACCCCCCTCCACCAGCTCCGGCTCCCACTGATGGCAGTGAGCCAGCCCCGGCTCCCGTTGCCGACGGAGACATCCCCAGCCAGTTTACACGGGTGATGGGCAAAG TGTGCACCCAGCTGCTGGTGTCCCGACCGGACGAGGAGAACATCACCAGTTACCTCCAGCTTATTGAAAAGTGCCTGACTCATGAG GCGTTCACGGAGACGCAGAAGAAACGGCTGCTGTCCTGGAAACAGCAAGTTCTGAAGCTCCTCCGGACCTTCCCGCGCAAAGCTACTCTAGAGATGCAGAGCTACCGGCAGCAGAAAGG CTGGGCATTCGGCTCCAACTCGCTTCCCATAGCTGGCtctgtggggatgggggtggccCGGCGGACCCAGCGGCAGTTCCCCATGCCTCCCCGGGCCCTCCCACCCGGTAGGATGGGCCTTCTGAGCCCTTCAGGCATCGGGGGCATCTCCCCACGACATGCTCTCACTAGCCCCAGCCTTGGGGGCCAGGGCCGACAG AACCTGTGGTTTGCCAACCCTGGAGGCAGCAACAGCATGCCCAGCCAGAGCCGTAGCTCTGTGCAGCGCACCCACTCCCTCCCGGTCCATTCCTCACCCCAGGCCATTCTCATGTTCCCTCCAG ACTGCCCGGTCCCTGGGCCTGACCTGGAGATCAATCCCACTCTGGAGTCTCTGTGTCTGAGCATGACAGAACACGCCTTGGGGG ATGGGACAGACAAAACCTCCACCATCTGA